The genomic DNA GCGTCATGTTGAGACTTTTCGGCAAGTACCACCAGAATCGCATTAGACTACCACTATAAAACCCGAATAACGTTTACAACTAAACCTATGACGTATTTAGCCAGATTGGCACTGCAGAACATCAGATACCGGTGTACTAAAGGCTCGAAACGCCCCCTACTTTTTGAGGGTCGGATCAAGGCAAAGATTTACGAGGCTACAGTATCCATTCTAGGGTGTATGAGCCGCCTATCATCGCGCAATATAATCACGGAAAATGCCCGGGGCGGAATAATGTGGAAAAGCACCCAAACAGCATCGTCAATCTCCTCGAAATAAGGATGATCTGACGTGGTCTGACAAGCTCAAGTTTGATGATCGCTCTGATCGCTTATTCGCTTACACAAGCTTTGGTACTCAGTTCAGCTGGCCAACTCGAACACTCAGATACCCAAATAGGGGGCGGGCGATCTACCCGTAAATTTCAAATTGGGTTTTCTTTGGCTCTGGTGGCGATACTGAATTCGGATACAAACAAAGCGCGCCATTTATGCTTCACAGTATGTCACAGAATGAGGATctttttcttgctcttcGGTCTTATCATCCCCGTCGCATATCTCGCGCAGCTAAATATGCGCGATCCATTAAGCCAATCGGGTATCCAATCCCCGCATAAGGACTATGGCAACAGCGTAGTGGACTCCCCCTATTCTCCCCAGAGGTGAATCACAAATATCACAGCAGCCGCAAAAGCCCCTATATGCTTGTTCAAAAGTGTATTTAAGAGACCGGATAGATCGGATTTTGAGCCCACGACATCCAAAGCGAGTATCCCACTGACTGTCATGAACTCGAGTAACGATCCTATTGATGACCCTCAATCACCGTTAATCCCTGGTAAACGCCCGCCTCCTGTACGCGTCTCCTTCTCGCGTCAGACCCATAGATCGAGGAGTCGACTCACGAACATCGATAATGCCCCGCCGACGTCCGGGCCTATCGGCGGAGGTGGAGTTCCTCTTGGTGATCGCGTACATTCGGTTCCAGAATCTACTACAAGGATGAGCATGGCTATTCCGACAGGCTTACCTAGTCCAGAGGCTACACCTCTGCCAATCGTTCCGCTAATCGTGCTATGCATTGTGAGCCGTTGTTCAACCTTGTTTGAGTGTAGGAGACTGAGCCCCCCAGACTCTGATGGGGGAATTTCTAAGTGCAAATGTATCTGCTCCATGGGCTTTCTTCTTGGTCGAGAGTGAGTTGTTCTAACATCTGGGATGAAATATTATCCATTGAATTGTTCGGACCAGGCTTCGGAACCTTCGAACCGACCGAGGTCGGCTTATGGACTGGTATTCTCGTCTCGGTCTTCTTTATCTCTCAGTTCCTTACTTCTCTTCTCTGGTGCGCCCTCGACATTATCGCGCCAGAAACCAATTCCGTTAGCTAACCAATAGCAAACCACACAGGTCCAGCCTTGCGGAGCGTTTCGGACGACGCGTCGTACTAGTCTCATCACTCCTTGGAAGTGGATTCACATGCATTGCATTTGGAATGTCCAAATCATTTAAGTTTGCTGTTTTCGTTAGACTTCTGCAAGGCGCGTTTGGTGGAGCTGTTGGCGTGGCTCGCGGAAGTGTCGCATTGATCTCGGATTCGAGCAACGAAGCTCAAGTGTATGCCATTTTGGGATTTTGCTGGGGATTAGgaggtatgtatacttacaTCCCCTGGTTTTCCGCTAATCTCCGAATTTGTAGGTGTGGCTGGCGCGATCATTGGGGGCGTTTGTGAGTTGAAAGTCCGTTCGTCGGAGCGCAGATCAGAATACTTACTTGTGAATATAAACATGATAGTCGAAAATCCTACCAAAAAATGGGATTTGTTCGCCCGCCTACCCGTGTTTGTCGAGTTCCCTTACCTGTTACCTACCCTTGTAGCCGCATCCATCACCATTAGTGGCGGGCTTTTGGCATTAACTTTGGATCACGATGGAGGACCTCGACCTCGTTCTGGGATAATATCTGCAAACACTGAAGGAACTAGTgcagctgaaattggggccCTCCCAGTTGAGCATTCTCCGACGAGGGGCCTGAACGAAGGCTCTGTTCTCAGGGGTAATTCGACTCTCGAGACATGCTCGATTGAATATGGAACGATGAACAACATTGAACAGGCTGAAATCAACAGATCCGGTATACCTTTTGGCGAGCGTACCTGGACTCTGTCATCTGCCGTAAGTGGGAACTCTGGGTATGGCGAGCCGTATCGCAGCCATTTTGGGAATGGGTTCCGCCACAGGTTCAGCACAGCAAGCTTGGTTGCAGCTGCCGCAAGGCGCCGAGCAGGAATTGATGAGGATCTGGGAGGTATGCGCATCGGAAACGACTCCGAGGGACAGGAAGCGCGCTTGGCAGAACGGATGGTTATGGGTGAGTTGTATGTTCTCGAGTCAAATGTGAAACTTGACCTAATCAAGAGTATTGTATAGCGAATGAATTGACGGTGACGTCTATTGGTGACCTATGGGTCGCTTCTGCGCTCACTATGGATGTGGATGATGATGACTTGTGTGATTTTGATGATCAACTCGCACCTTCTATGGATGGCCCAGCGATTCCCTCAAATTCGGTAAGGGCCGCACCAATCACAGATTATCGCGCGCGCTCGGCTTCCGCCACTCGTCGTGTGGCGCCAACAGTGAATGGGAATACTTTGCCCCGCGACAACCGACCACACTCGCTCTCGCTCTCGGCCAACAACAGTGTTAGTCGGTTTCGATCAAACTCTTATCCCACTATCCTTGAAAATACCGGTTTACGGTCACCTTCCCTCGGTCTCAATGCGCCTAATGCGAGTGGTATTGTCGCAGGAAATGTGGTAAACATCGATATGTTGCAACCTATCATGGAGGGGAAGCCTGTAGCCTATGATTTACAGGGCTCCGAATTAGCGAAAGCGTCATTTTTTTCTCAGTTACCATTGATTATCATATTTCAAGTAAGTTAGAGTGCACGGTACTATCTATCTCTCGGAACTTACCTATTTATCTAGTACGGCCTCCTAGCTCTTCACAGCACGGTCCATGATCAAGTATTTATGTCCTATCTTGTATCTAAGCGCGCCCAAGGTGGACTAGGATTAAGTGCAGGTGACTTTGCACAACTCAGTAAGCAACGTGTATCGGTGAAACTGTGAAGATCTCTCTGAAATATCATCTGATTCTAGTTGCCATGATGTGTCTTGCTCAAATCTTTTACCAGTTTTATCTGTACCCGTGAGTGTTACCTTGGCCCTATTTGTCCATGATATAGAAGTTACTTATCCCTGACATCTTCACGATAGAACGATGGGGTAAGTCTTGCCTCGCCTCCCGCCCTTCCTGGTTTGGTTCTGATCGGAATTTCGGCGATACCAGTCCACCACTGGGTCGTTTCTCGCACTTGTCTATGTTTCGATTTGGGGTATTGCTACTTATGTTTTCTTACATATCGGTAACCCTCGCGCGGCCGCTCGCCAAATCAGGTGCTAGTAGGGAAATGGTCATGGCGGGTATGTCCTCGTCATTTCCCAGTGCACGAAGCGAGAAAGTAACCGTGTACTCGCCTTCTAGCGCTGACTTTTAGCACGTAAGTTAACTCTTCTCATATCCGATTACGCGGAAGGTGTACTGAAGATAACCATAAGCGCGGTACGCTATTGCGGAATAACTTTTTCATACACTGCGGTTACTGTGCTTCTCAATTATAGTCAGCGTCTTCATTGTCTTGTGAAACAGGATGCATGGGTTACTAATGAAATGTTGTACAGTGTGCACTCCACAAACAATGGGGCTTGCGAACGGGCTTGCCCAGTCGGTGGTATCACTTGCGCGATTCATGGGACCAGTAAGTAATGGGCAAGGTTGGTCAGTACGATGGCTCACTGTATGCGTTCCATGTAGATATTGGGTGGTTATGTAAGCCACTCATTTAAGTGTTTTGTCGGTTGCTAACAAATTACACTTGTTTGAAAAAGCTTTGGTCTTTCAGTACCCACGCCGACCCAGAAGGCTACGAGTTTGGTTTTTGGTTTTGTGGAGCCTTCTGCGCTCTGGCCCTCCTTCATAGCTTTACATTACACTGAGTAAATTATGCGAGTACTGCACCCGCATTGTGTAGTGTCCATCATATGACCCCTTAATTTAGTTACCTCTCCCACCCTATGTCGACTTATGGTACTTTATACACTCCCCCAAAATTAGCTAGGTTGCCCTGTGACATCGGTTACGAATACGGTGGGGCTTAGACTTCGATATATAGCTCTATCAGTACAGAAGTTAAACTGAATTCATGCAAACTGAATTCCTATAAATGACACTCTTGTCCCACTTAAAAGCGGCCTATGATAACAATGCCGGGACGCCACACGGAAATTGCTTGGGCTGGCCAAATGTAAGTGGTATGGATCCCAAGTTTTGAGTTAAGAATGTCGATCGACCGATGATCGACGTATCGGAAGACCTTGTCAAACAGCGGCCAAGCCACATGGTACCGTCGCTTGATATTGCCATTTGACTCAATCAATCCACGTTCCTAGCTTCATCCGCATGATCAGGGTTCAGAACAATAAACACAGAAACGCGAGACAGGCTCTCGGTCGGGAACCTAGTTGGGATCGGTGTGATTAGTGAACCAGCCCAGCTTCACTGGTTGTTGCCGACTCCCGCTCTATGCGGAATTAAATAACCTATCCGGGGGAGGGTTCCCCAAATTAACCACGGACATAAATTCGGGATACTGCTGGTACTTGTTCCAACCTAGACTCCACCCCCCTGCCCTCGCCCCCACTCAGTCTTTTCAACATGCCTTTCATCAAGGTCTCCAGTGGACTCAAATACACTACCATACCTTCGTGTCCAATCGAGTGAATCCCACGCTCGACCAAAGCAAACCATTGTACTCTTACTTCACCCCCGGTTCTTTGACCTCCACTTTTTCGCGCCTCAGTACCGTGATGCTCGACTAGCCAAGGGTACACCTCGTAGGTCTGAGCACTGAACCCCCTTCTCCCACACTGACACTACTCCGGTCTAGCTTGCGGTAGACCATCACTATCATGGCGAGACGAAATCTAGTATTGATACTAACCATACGACTTCTGGAAGGCAAGTTTGACTTGCTCACACACAGTAACTATAGGCTCACAATGGTGCAACACAGATCGCCAAAGACATCCTTCAAGTTCTTGACACATTGAAGTCAAGAAGGCATATATCTTTGGAAACAGCTTGGCGGACCAATTGCAGTGCGTATGCATATGTTGCAGCCTGAAAGGGTGGCTGCATTGATTCTATGCGCAAAGCACCCTCCCGTCGAGGTAAGCCGCTCCTAAGTGTCCCGACTACGTCTACTTACTTTCCGCTCTTCAGACCCCAGAAAATTTGGAGCAATACAGGTTTCTGAGGTACGCCAACATCCGGAGTTCTCCGCTATCCCCCTCGCTTAAGTGTTAACGACCTTCCCATCCATCT from Rhizoctonia solani chromosome 16, complete sequence includes the following:
- a CDS encoding major facilitator superfamily transporter, with amino-acid sequence MRIFFLLFGLIIPVAYLAQLNMRDPLSQSGIQSPHKDYGNSVVDSPYSPQSVFKRPDRSDFEPTTSKASIPLTVMNSSNDPIDDPQSPLIPGKRPPPVRVSFSRQTHRSRSRLTNIDNAPPTSGPIGGGGVPLGDRVHSVPESTTRMSMAIPTGLPSPEATPLPIVPLIVLCITLMGEFLSANVSAPWAFFLVESFGTFEPTEVGLWTGILVSVFFISQFLTSLLWSSLAERFGRRVVLVSSLLGSGFTCIAFGMSKSFKFAVFVRLLQGAFGGAVGVARGSVALISDSSNEAQVYAILGFCWGLGGVAGAIIGGVFENPTKKWDLFARLPVFVEFPYLLPTLVAASITISGGLLALTLDHDGGPRPRSGIISANTEGTSAAEIGALPVEHSPTRGLNEGSVLRGNSTLETCSIEYGTMNNIEQAEINRSGIPFGERTWTLSSAVSGNSGYGEPYRSHFGNGFRHRFSTASLVAAAARRRAGIDEDLGGMRIGNDSEGQEARLAERMVMANELTVTSIGDLWVASALTMDVDDDDLCDFDDQLAPSMDGPAIPSNSVRAAPITDYRARSASATRRVAPTVNGNTLPRDNRPHSLSLSANNSVSRFRSNSYPTILENTGLRSPSLGLNAPNASGIVAGNVVNIDMLQPIMEGKPVAYDLQGSELAKASFFSQLPLIIIFQYGLLALHSTVHDQVFMSYLVSKRAQGGLGLSAGDFAQLILSVPNDGSTTGSFLALVYVSIWGIATYVFLHIGNPRAAARQIRC